From Candidatus Thorarchaeota archaeon:
ATTTTTTGGAAGCCCAGATAATTCTCAACTAGCGTAGCGTCTGCTGTCGTGCCTCCAGCAATCTTGTCGTATAAAACCACGGTATTTAGCCCGCTTCTCGCTCCGTAGATTCCGGCTGATAAGCCAGCCGCGCCAGCGCCTATTATCACTAATTCGTAGCTCTCCATTTCAACTGAACCCCTTTAAGGTTGGCACTTCTATGTTTCGTAGTTTGCTTCTGGTATATGGTGCACTCAAACAGCATGACAGTTTCACCTGTTCTCGCTTAAACGTCACCAACCATTTAAGATTTATTCATTGAAGTTTAAGTATTGACA
This genomic window contains:
- a CDS encoding FAD-binding protein is translated as MESYELVIIGAGAAGLSAGIYGARSGLNTVVLYDKIAGGTTADATLVENYLGFQK